CCTGCTAGCATTGACTGGCAGTGCCAGAGAGGGAGCACTACTCAGGGGTTGCACCTTGTGGTTGCTGAGAGGACTCCCATGAGGCAGCAGTCATTTTGAACTATTGACATTCAGCTCCTGCTCTGAAACTTGTTTCCTGTAGTAAAGAGAACTCTCCCGAAGTGGCTGCTTTGTTTGAAGGCATCTGCTTGCTTCCTCAAGGACCAAAACTCTGGGTGTGCTCTGGTGCTTTTACACAGTGAGGAGGCTGTTCTCCAGCTGGCCAGAAGCACCTGCCAAGCAGCactctgctgtctgtgggtgGCTCCCTTCACCAAAGCCCTGTGGGATCGGAATTCCTTCCTGAACTCACTGGTCTCCTTCACTCCAGCTTCTTTGGGGACTTTGGATTCATGTTTGGAGGGAACCCTCGCCAACAAGACAGGAATATTCCCCGAGGAAGTGACATCATCGTGGACCTGGAGGTTACCCTGGAGGAGGTGTATTCAGGAAACTTTGTAGAAGTAAGTTTGCCTCTTGGCTCTTTCCAGTGCTCCCAAAGAATAGAGCAAAAAGAGCAGCTTGTTTTCTCAGGATCTGACAGTGACAGCAGAGGATGTTGTGATGCTGTTTTCTAGTAGTTCACTGGAGAAACAATGTGTTTATTCAGCTTTGCCATTTGACAGCCACATTGGCTGTCAGGGACTAGCTGTAgcgttttttgttttgtttttttttaattccagtagCCCATTTGGAAAGATGTAATTGGTCTTTCTCTAGGGGTATTTTATGGCCTCTGTTCTTAAGCCTCACTTGTTTTGCAATTCTTGCATGGGTTACGTACATGGCAAATCTATGGTGgccttttcattttatattttttgaagAGTGCTGCATTTCTGGTGCTGACAGTCCCTGCTGTTTTGTGTGTGAGAATCTGCATGGGCTGAGTTTGTGAATAGTCTGGGTAAATGCAGAGCTCCAGGTACTTTGCCCATTGTGTGGAAAAAGTAACCTACTGTAACCAAAGGGGTCAGCTGTTTCATCCTAGTGCTGCCTTTCCTATTTGGAAACCTGTgttgaagaggaaagaaaatggtaaTTGTAGTATGGGAGACTATTATTTTCAGCTATTTTGGTATTTAATATGTGGTCAGCATGAGGGGTAAGGTGAAAATTTAGCAGCCATGCTTTGCCAAGACTACGTGGAGCTGCTGTGGAGGCAGCAgaaagtgcttaaaaaaaacaaaaaaaaccccaacaaaacgAAAACAAACAAGCCCAAACTCTGCTCACGTCCTTTAAGGAATCCAGGCCCTTGTGGAGACCTGGGAGTGCTGCCTGTGTGCTGGCATCCACCTCTTCTTTTTATGCAGGTTGTCAGGAATAAGCCAGTGGCAAGACAGGCACCTGGAAAACGGAAATGCAATTGCCGGCAGGAGATGAGGACCACCCAGTTGGGTCCCGGGCGTTTCCAGATGACTCAAGAAGTTGTTTGTGATGAATGTCCCAACGTCAAGTGAGTTTTATGCTCTTTACTGCTCTATGGCTGTTTATCCAAAACCTGCCACTAGATGGAGGAAAGTGCCCGTTCTACCCGCGAGCACCACGGAGTTCAGGCAAATTTCCCGACGGTTTCTCGTTTCTGAGGAGCCCGTCTTTGGTCTTACAGCAGAGACAAACAGCTCTGGTGGATGTAGAGCTTCCCAGTTTCCTCATTCGGCTTCTTATTCCTTGAGCATTAAGACTAGAGTGGAAGTTTGACAATTAAATCTGAATCAACAAAGTCCCACTGTTTCCAGCTGGGACATGGAATTTCTGTTGCAGTCACACATCCAGGTGCTGACTGCATTTAggagctttgctttgcttcactTCACTTCCCTCTACCAGATGAGTATCAGCACACAGGACCGGCAGTGCACACCCTCTGGTTTAGATGTGAGCAAAGAGAAGAGGGTGTGTTGACTTATCTGGGGGTCTTCTCATCACCAGCAGGAACACAAGTAGATGCCACCACCTACTCTTAAACTTTCCTGCTCTTCCACCTCTTCACAGGCTCGTGAATGAGGAGAGGACACTCGAAGTAGAGATCGAGCCCGGCgtgagggatgggatggagtATCCCTTCATTGGAGAGGGTATGTATATGGgcactgccctgctgcctgcctgcagcttGCTCCTTTTCCATGACGCAAGGCTGGTCTTCGTGGCAGTGGCAGTGCCCAAGCCCTGCTTTGTGGCTAGCTGATTAGAACATGTGATTTCAAATGCTGTGTCCTCTTTGCGCgcgcacacacagacacacaaaaacTGTAAAGCTCGTGTTTCGATTAATTGTTGAATAGGAGCATTTCAAGCATGAGTATGTGGGGAAATTCTCTCTGTCCAAAGAGACAGAGCCCTTCACCAACTAAAGAACATCAGTAGCATGTCTTTCAGaccagcagaggtgtgagctCATTGAGGCACTGATCCTGGGCTCTTCAACACCAGAGATGTGTAAGCAGGGTTCTAGTCATATGAGGATGAACtagtgtagtgaaatgaggcaaccaggtgccactaattgccaggtagtgggcatgagcttgtgttaagcccacctgtgcctgattagggcgggcccctactgcgcatgagcaggactggggggccaataaaaggccaaacttgaagcacaggctcccttttattggcccccccagtcctgctcacgCGCAGTAagggcccaccctaatcaggcacaggtgggcttaacgcaagctcatgcccactacctggcaattagtggcacctgattgcctcatttcactacaaactagtcatggtttttttcttttaacatgtGAGCTGCAAGTCTCTTTTGTGTTTACCATGCTATGAGTGTTTTCAGTTGTTACCAACTATCTCCTTTCAACAGAATTTTCCCTTCCACAGGGGAACCCCATGTGGATGGGGAGCCAGGTGATTTGCGCTTCCGAATCAAAGTTCTTAAGTAAGTAACTGGCCTGGTTAGAACTCTTTCTGATTTCACTGTGTAGGAGGCTTGCAAGCAATTTTCTGTCCCTCTTGGCTAGTGTGTAGCTTGCCCTCTAGTAGCCAAGGGTCTGGTACTCAGGGCTGTGCAGGATGTTCAACCCTGATGATGCCGGAGTAGTCAGTTTCACTGCACTTTATGTTGCTGAcataattctatttttattacatttggCTTAAATTCTGACCTGTATTTATAGTTCCTGTGTGAATCACATGGAATATCTCCTTTTTCCAGAAACATGCTGTCTCCCTATTGTAAGGAAATGCACTCTTGAGGGAAGTGTTGTGTGAGTCACAGCGTCTTGACATGCCTCACTGccctagaaataaaaaaggttaCTTATTAGCACATAACTTGCACAGGAAGGGGAAGCTGGAATTTCATTAATTCCTCATTTCCTCTCCCATCTGTGAATTCTTCAAACTCACaaagagagggggaagaagCTGGAGGACCTATTTCCTCGATGGGGAAGCAGAAAAGTTCCAGGGTGTTTTTGTTTCCCAGGCACCCGGTCTTCGAAAGAAGAGGAGATGACTTGTATACAAACGTGACAATCTCGCTGGTCGAGGCACTTACAGGCTTTGAAATGGATGTTGCCCACTTGGATGGGCACAAGGTGAGGCAactgtttgctttcttgctGTGTGCAAACAAAATTCACCTGCAGGTCCCCTGTGCTTGAGGGGAGCTTCCTTGGGGTCTTTGCAGCTGCTGGTTGTGTACTCACTCTGCCAGAGTCTCCCAGACCAATTCCCATGGAGCCCAAACGTTGTACAAGGGGTACGCAGTGTGGGTCTTggtcccaggctgcccatgggGGGGGGATGTTAGTTCTGATATGTGCCCTGGCAGCTATACTGCCTTGGACCCCTTGCACATCCCTGACTCTGGCAAGGAATCGTTCCCAGTTGAAGCTTTCCAGTGGGTTGGAAAGGGTGTTGGTGAACACACCCAGAACAGGAGTAACATTCTGAAATTTGTCTGTAGGTTCACGTCACTCGGGATAAGATTACAAAACCTGGAGCCAaactctggaaaaaaggagaaggtcTTCCAAATTTTGATAACAATAATATCAAAGGCTCACTAATAATAACATTTGATGTGGAGTTCCCCAAAGAGCAGCTGACAAACGAGCAGCGGGAAGGTGAGTGTTGTGGAGCtctgtggtggcagcagcctgCACAGTTCTCTCATCAAAGCTGATAAGAAATTTGCACCACTGAACCAGGGGCTCTCATGAGGGGTTCTCCTTTCCCCTGTTCCCCTTGTACAGCAGAACAGCTGGCCCATACCCTGTGATTAACTTCCATTTCCTTTTGAAGCAAGCAAGAAACCAAGCATGGCTACTGCAGTTGCAGGGAACAAGATTGGGTTG
The nucleotide sequence above comes from Heliangelus exortis chromosome 9, bHelExo1.hap1, whole genome shotgun sequence. Encoded proteins:
- the DNAJB11 gene encoding dnaJ homolog subfamily B member 11; the protein is MVAWPGRAAEALRIRPERAAPSAPGRPGPAMAPGWLGRLCLLLLCLCGEAAAGRDFYKILGVSRGASIKDIKKAYRKLALQLHPDRNPDDPRAQEKFQDLGAAYEVLSDEEKRKQYDAYGEEGLKDGHQSSHGDIFSHFFGDFGFMFGGNPRQQDRNIPRGSDIIVDLEVTLEEVYSGNFVEVVRNKPVARQAPGKRKCNCRQEMRTTQLGPGRFQMTQEVVCDECPNVKLVNEERTLEVEIEPGVRDGMEYPFIGEGEPHVDGEPGDLRFRIKVLKHPVFERRGDDLYTNVTISLVEALTGFEMDVAHLDGHKVHVTRDKITKPGAKLWKKGEGLPNFDNNNIKGSLIITFDVEFPKEQLTNEQREGLKQLLKQGSVQKVYNGLQGY